Genomic DNA from Prunus persica cultivar Lovell chromosome G1, Prunus_persica_NCBIv2, whole genome shotgun sequence:
TCTTCATTGCTAAGACATTGGAATCATTGAGTCAGAGGCAGTGGTATTTTGGTGCTCACCTCATTGGTGTACGAGTACGAGCAGCTCTCACTGTGTTGATTTACAAGAAATCTATTTCCATAAAGTATTCTGGTCCAAGCAAtggaaaaattattaatttaatcaatGTGGATGTAGAAAGAATTGGAGACTTCTGCTGGTACATTCATGGTATTTGGTTGCTCCCACTTCAAGTAGTTTTGGCACTGGCTATCCTTTACAGGAATCTTGGTGCGGCGCCCTCTGCTGCTGCTCTTCTTTCCACAGTTTTGATCATGGTATGCAACACACCTTTGGCCAATACGCAAGAACGGCTTCACTCCAAGATCATGGAAGCGAACGATTCAAGAATCAAAGTAACATCAGAGATTCTGAAGAGCATGAGAGTTTTAAAGTTGCACTCATGGGAGCCCACATTCTTGAAGAAGCTGCTTCAACTCAGGGAAACAGAGAGGCATTGGCTGAAGAGATACCTTTATACATGCTCAGCAGTGGCCTTTCTCTTCTGGGCTTCACCAACTCTAGTCTCAGTTACCACTTTTGGTGTATGCATATTACTAAATACACCGTTAACAGTAGGTACGGTATTGTCTGCTTTAGCTACGTTTAGAATTCTACAAGAGCCTATCTACAACCTGCCAGAGCTCATTTCCATGATTACTCAGACAAAGGTATCTATTGATCGTATCCAAGAATTTGTCAAAGATGATCAAATGAAGCTGATTCCTTGCCATACTTCAAAAGTATCCGATGTCATGGTTGTTCTTGACGCAGGAGAGTATGCATGGAAAACAACCGAGCAAGACTTAAAGAAACCTACAATCAAAGTTACAGAGAAGATAGAGATAATGAAAGGATCCAAGGTTGCAGTTTGTGGCTCTGTTGGTTCTGGCAAGTCAAGCCTACTACTTAGTATACTTGGTGAGATTCCCAAAATTTCTGGGGCAGGAGCAAAGGTTTATGCAACCAAAGCTTATGTTTCACAAAGTGCTTGGATTCAAACTGGAACAATAAGGGAGAATGTGTTGTTTGGCAAGGAAATGAATAAGGGCTGTTATGAGTATGTTTTGGAAATTTGTGCTTTGGATCATGATGTCAATACGTGGGCAGATGGGGATTTGACTGTAGTGGGGGAGAGAGGGATGAACCTAAGTGGcggagaaaaacaaagaattcaaCTGGCTAGAGCTGTCTATAGTGATTCAGATATTTACATTTTGGACGATCCTTTCAGTGCTGTGGATGCACATACAGGAACGCACTTGTTTAAGGCAAGCCAAATTTCTTATCATTTTAATCAGAAATTGTGTTCATGTACTTCTATATTTATGTTCATGTCTTAAAATGGATTTAATCAGAAATTGGAATGTTTTGCAGAAATGTCTCTTACAACACTTGTCCATGAAGACTGTCATCTACGCTACCCACCAATTAGAATTTTTAGAAGCAGCTGACCTTGTCTTGGTAAGTTACTGGATTTCTTTGGCTGCTCTACTCAGATACTAACGTGTTTTGTCAAGTCTCTTATTTCTCCAGTCCAATTCTATTGTCAATAGGTAATTAAAGATGGTCAAATTGCTGAgtctggaaaatatgaggaTTTGATTGCGGATCCAAACAGTGAACTTGTCAGACAAATGTCGGCGcataaaaaatcatttgacCAAGTTAACACATGCCAACAAGATGATTCCTTTAATAGAAGATCCCATCAAGTTAATCTAATAGAGgttttagaagaaaaagaggccATCAACAATGGGAAGCTTTCAGGAAAAAGTAATGAAGAAGAGGCAGAAACTGGTCGAGTGAAATGGCGTGTTTACTCAACCTTTGTCACTTCTGCTTATAGAGGTGCTCTTGTTCCGGTCATCCTTCTCTGTCAAGTCTTCTTCCAGGGACTACAAATGGGGAGCAATTACTGGATTGCTTGGGCAACAAAGAATGAACACAAGGTCAGCAAAAAGCGGTTGATGTGGGTATTTGCTCTGTTATCTGCTGGGAGTTCTATCTTCATTCTGGGAAGGGCACTTTTTCTGTCAACTATTGCTATTCAGACTGCTCAGCGTCTCTTCCTTGGAATGATTACTTCAGTTTTCCGAGcaccaatttcatttttcgACTCCACGCCTTCTAGTCGAATCCTCAATAGGGTCAGTTCTAAATTTCTTTCCTGTTTGAAagtttaataaattttaactCTATCAAGTATATGTCAAGTTTTACTAGTTaactcttatttttctttctgaaaaaATTACAATGGTTACAGTGTTCTACGGATCAAAACACAGTAGACATGGATATTCCATATAGAATAGCTGGATTGGCATTTGCCCTCATCCAGCTAATAAGCATCATCATCCTTATGTCTCAAGTGGCCTGGCAAGTCTTCATTCTTTTCCTTGGCGTTCTTGCCCTGTCCATGTGGTATCAAGTAAGAAAAACCCCATTTCgaatttatttttccatgtTTTTGATTATAACCAAACTCCTTCTACCTACAAGGAAATCTAAACCATATTTCCCTACGTACATCACACATTGTAAAGAATATTATGGGTTATTGTTTGTTTCAAAATGAGAAAGTTAATGTTTCTTCGAGCTCATATTTAAGTACTTTGGTGCACAGGTATTTatcttgttttatattttttgtaggCTTATTACATTACCACAGCCAGAGAACTTGCCCGGATGGTTGGAATTCGAAAGGCCCCAATTCTACATCACTTTTCAGAATCAATCACAGGTGCAGGAACACTTCGTTGTTTCAATCAAGGAGACCGTTTTTTGATGAAAACAATGGACCTGATTGATGATTATTCCCGAGTAGCCTTTCACAATTATGCCACGATGGAATGGCTGTCTGTTCGGACCAATTTTCTGTTCAACCttgttttcttccttcttcttatCATCTTGGTCAGCCTGCCTAGGTCTGCTATTGATCCTAGTAAGCCCCTCCAATCCCCGATGAAATATGAGGTAATATGATTATGATAACCATAATAAGCTTTAAAAGTTAACTGTCTATGTTGCTTTGGTCTCAGGTTTGGCAGGATTGGCTGCTACCTATGGTTTAAACCTAAATGTCCTGCAGGCTTGGGTGATATGGAATATGTGTAATgtagaaaacaaaatgatat
This window encodes:
- the LOC18791264 gene encoding putative ABC transporter C family member 15, which produces MDISLEIVSVAFFIGLLTWVLLDIMRRRRGGGSNRTCLIYRADRGSKVFALLTIVANALISTFYLGFGIYEYWVGGGIISWKSIFSGMTWVLATLVTVYSKNTIHSEQNRWPWVLIIWWILSCSFYSLSLCLYLTNHFRSLDLPDILPKANIVEFASFPLSVLLFFNAFRYAAQEKNDLKHPLLEKEDETPPQNTDTYTKAGIWSKATFQWLNPLFKRGRIQKLELPHIPHVPPSERAENASYVLDESLRKQKTEDSSLPKSIMRAIRRSLAINAVFAGANTAASYIGPFLITNFVNYLLEKNDNSSIHHGLILAFIFFIAKTLESLSQRQWYFGAHLIGVRVRAALTVLIYKKSISIKYSGPSNGKIINLINVDVERIGDFCWYIHGIWLLPLQVVLALAILYRNLGAAPSAAALLSTVLIMVCNTPLANTQERLHSKIMEANDSRIKVTSEILKSMRVLKLHSWEPTFLKKLLQLRETERHWLKRYLYTCSAVAFLFWASPTLVSVTTFGVCILLNTPLTVGTVLSALATFRILQEPIYNLPELISMITQTKVSIDRIQEFVKDDQMKLIPCHTSKVSDVMVVLDAGEYAWKTTEQDLKKPTIKVTEKIEIMKGSKVAVCGSVGSGKSSLLLSILGEIPKISGAGAKVYATKAYVSQSAWIQTGTIRENVLFGKEMNKGCYEYVLEICALDHDVNTWADGDLTVVGERGMNLSGGEKQRIQLARAVYSDSDIYILDDPFSAVDAHTGTHLFKKCLLQHLSMKTVIYATHQLEFLEAADLVLVIKDGQIAESGKYEDLIADPNSELVRQMSAHKKSFDQVNTCQQDDSFNRRSHQVNLIEVLEEKEAINNGKLSGKSNEEEAETGRVKWRVYSTFVTSAYRGALVPVILLCQVFFQGLQMGSNYWIAWATKNEHKVSKKRLMWVFALLSAGSSIFILGRALFLSTIAIQTAQRLFLGMITSVFRAPISFFDSTPSSRILNRCSTDQNTVDMDIPYRIAGLAFALIQLISIIILMSQVAWQVFILFLGVLALSMWYQAYYITTARELARMVGIRKAPILHHFSESITGAGTLRCFNQGDRFLMKTMDLIDDYSRVAFHNYATMEWLSVRTNFLFNLVFFLLLIILVSLPRSAIDPSLAGLAATYGLNLNVLQAWVIWNMCNVENKMISVERILQFTHIPSEAPLVIEDCRPVPEWPMAGKIELENIHVQYNPSLPTVLKGITCTFPGGKKIGVVGRTGSGKSTLIQALFRIVEPSGGQILIDGVDISKIGLQDLRSRLSIIPQDPILFQGTMRTNLDPLQQHSDQELWEVLNQCRLAEIVRQDQRLLDAPVAEDGENWSVGQRQLVCLARVLLKKRKILVLDEATASIDTATDILIQETIRKETSGCTVITVAHRIPTVIDNDLVLVLGEGKVLEYDSPTRLLEDSSSAFSKLVAEFLRRSSMSNCYRDPS